The segment CGCGCAGCTACCACTGCGCGACGGCTAGCGACCGGCCGCGTGACTTCCCCGAGCCCGGCtcatcatcggcggcggcccgaAAGCCGCAGACCTGGCGGCAGTGGGCGCTGGGCGACACCTCCAAGACGGGCATCCCACAGGACCCCGTGGTGGGCTACGTGGCCGAGCAGGCCGTGGATACCGAGTCGGACGGCTACGGCACCTTCTTCGTGCACGCGGGCtgcctcgccggcggcgaccgCACGAGCGACCTCTGGGCCTTTGACGTGCGCGCGCGCACATGGACCGAGCTGCCCGCCGCCCCGGGCCCGTCacgcggcggcgcggccatcTGCATATCCAAGAGCCGCCTCTTCCGCTTCGGCGGCTACGACGGTGAGGCCGAGgtcggcggccagctcgacTTTTTGCACCTCGAGGTGGAAACcttcgacgacggcgcctcCCGGGGCGAAGTGTCGGTCCACGCCCGCGCGGGCTGGCAGACCATTCCGcaggacggcgacggcgccgacgcctcgCCCGCCGAAATCCGCGCCGAGCCGCGCCAGGAGTGGCCCGCGCCGCGGAGCGTGGCCTCCCTGCAGGCCCTcaccgtcggcggcggcaaggagtATCTCgtgctggccatgggcgaGCGCGCGCCCAGCGCCGACGGCCactccgccgccggcgccttcTTGGACGACGTGTGGACCTTTGAGGTGCCGCCGCTGGGCATGaccgccgccagcgtccGGGCCGCCTTCCTCCAGGCCGTGGGGAAGAAGACGGGCGAGGGGAGGTGGCAAAAGGTCAGCATGGCCGagtacgacgacgagagcGGCGACGGGGTGCCCGCCGCGAGGGGATGGATCGCGAGCGCGCCCCTGACCGATCTGGAGGAGAGCGGCATCATGATTTGGGGCGGGTTGGGCGCCGATAACAAGAGGATTGGTGATGGTTGGATCCTCCGCCTCGGTAAGAGTGATTGATTGGGACAAGGGAAATAAATTGTGACGAATATGTAtatacatacctacctacaTAGGTAGGTTGGTAGCGCACGAGTGCTATTTCATCAGTCGTGTGGCGTGCGTTGCGGGACACGGACACGAGCAATATGAAACCAAGTTCAAAGAATAGTCTATACCATGTGGCATTTCAACAATGGTGTCATTTATGTACAGTGTCTGGGTTTTCGCCCCCCTAGCTTTCATCCGCTGAGTCCCCTAGCATCGCAACATCTCAGCTTACACTTTTCACTCTGCGGTCGTCTCTTTCCAGCTAAACGTACATAtggaaagaaggaagaaaacaATAAATTAAATCTACAAGTCCGATCTCGTCTTCTCAACGCCCCACGGCTCATCCAACAGGTTTGTCTGGCCCTTGCTGTTCTCGCACGTATCTCTGCCCGTCAGGGGCCCGGGCTTGGGgacattggcggcggcgctggcctcgccggcgctggCTTTCAGGGCCTTGAGCAGGTCGACAACCGTCGCGGGCGTCAGGTCCTCGTAGTAGTCGTCGTTGATTTGGATCATGGGGGCGTTGACGCAGGCGCCGAGGCACTCGACCTCGATGAAGGTGAAGAGGCCGTCGGCCGTCGTCTCGCCCTGCTTGATGCCGAGGtgctccttgatggccttgacgaTGACGTCGGATCCGCAGCCGCCCAGTTGGCAGGGGGTCTGCCGAGCGTTAGCAATCTAGAGAGTTTTTTGTTGCGAAAGGTAACCGTCGTCGCGGGAGCCCAGGAATTTTTCCCCGTTGGCTCCGGCGGACGTGTGAGGGGCCTGCGTACCGTTGTGCATGCCTGGACAAAGAACTTGCCCACGGGGCTCCGGTTGTACATGGTGTAGAAGGAGGCCACTTCGTAGACTCGCATGGGCGGCATCTCCAACAGGCGAGCGACCTCGTTCATGACACTGATGCTGGTGAAGCcgtgctggcgctggcctaGGTCGAGCAGGGGCAtgacggcggccttcttgTACTGCTCGGGATACCGCTTGAGGATCTCGGCGATGACGGTTTCATTCTCCTTGTTGAATTTGAAGGGGATATCGGGGTTGTTGTCCGCGGTATTTCGGTGCTACGGATGAGTATCAGCAATCGGCGTGCTCAAAGGTCATGTCCTCCGCTAGAGGCAATAATTGCCAAGTCACTGTCGGGTCTAGACACCTATCCCCTCTGCTCCTTCGAGTCTAATTGACATCTTGGAGGTCCGTAGCACACGAATTGGCTCGATCCCTCCGGGGGCGGGGAGACTGGGGCAGTGGACAAGACGTACAATCATCAAGGTGTCGCTCGGCCGGCAAGCTGTGATGGAGAAGGCG is part of the Metarhizium brunneum chromosome 4, complete sequence genome and harbors:
- the nuo-24 gene encoding NADH-ubiquinone oxidoreductase subunit gives rise to the protein MASKITPFLFRSCVRTASRVARPQTRAFSITACRPSDTLMIHRNTADNNPDIPFKFNKENETVIAEILKRYPEQYKKAAVMPLLDLGQRQHGFTSISVMNEVARLLEMPPMRVYEVASFYTMYNRSPVGKFFVQACTTTPCQLGGCGSDVIVKAIKEHLGIKQGETTADGLFTFIEVECLGACVNAPMIQINDDYYEDLTPATVVDLLKALKASAGEASAAANVPKPGPLTGRDTCENSKGQTNLLDEPWGVEKTRSDL